GGGATACAGGGCTACCGTCAGAACCGTGCTCCACGCCATGATCGTTGTGAACGGACTGATGAGAAGGAATGACCAATAAAGGAAAACGCCGAGCACCCCCAGCCTGATCGTCAATTCGACCCAAGTGACTGTAAGCCGGTCGCTGTTGGCGACCTCAGTGCGATCGAGGGACATTTTCGCTCCAACAGGGTGTGAAGGCCTCATAGCTCTACCAAACAACAATTCGGCGAGCCAGAAGCGCCGACATCACGTTGGTCTGCCTGAACTGCGCCGGGCCTGGCGGCGGCGTGATCATTCCAGGCGTAACAATGCGTCTTCGCCTCGGCTGGTCGCCGAAGGAAGCAGGCGAAAAATGGTGGTCGGCAAAAAGCTGACATTGGGACAGCGCGCGATTCAGCCGCTACAGTCGTCGCATGCGCAAAATAACACCCCGTCGAAACCGTTGGCCGATGGCCCTTAGCATCCTCCTGGCGGGCGCATGGACCCGGTAATCCTGATCGACGCCGACGCCTGTCCGGTGAAGGACGAATGCTACAAAGTCGCCGCGCGGCATGAGCTGAAAGTCTTTCTGGTCGCCAATCGCCTGTTGCAAGCGCCGCGCCATCCTATGATCGAGCGCGTGCTTGTGCCGCAGGGACCGGATGTGGCGGATGACTGGATCGCCACGCGCGCCGATGCGGGTAAAATCGTCGTCACCGCCGATATTCCGCTCGCCGCGCGCTGCGTCAAGGCGGGGGCCTTCGTGCTGGCGCCCGATGGCAAGATTTTCGACGATGCGTCGATTGGCATGGCGCTGGCAATGCGCAATCTGATGGAGGATTTGCGCTCCGGCGGCGCGATCGTCGGGGGGCCGAAGGGATTTTCACCGCGCGACCGGTCGGCCTTCCTGTCGGCCCTGGAGCGCTGCGTTCAGCAAGCGCGCAAGAGGAGGACGCCAGAGACTTGAGGCGTCGGCCCGCGATGAGTTTTAACGCGGCGCAGGGTAAACAGTCCCTAAATTACTTGAGTATTTTTCGTTCATTCCGGGTCGGAACAACGCTATAGTTCGTCGTTTTAACGCGTGTTATTGTCAAACAAGTCTGCAACT
This genomic interval from Candidatus Rhodoblastus alkanivorans contains the following:
- a CDS encoding YaiI/YqxD family protein; the encoded protein is MDPVILIDADACPVKDECYKVAARHELKVFLVANRLLQAPRHPMIERVLVPQGPDVADDWIATRADAGKIVVTADIPLAARCVKAGAFVLAPDGKIFDDASIGMALAMRNLMEDLRSGGAIVGGPKGFSPRDRSAFLSALERCVQQARKRRTPET